A region from the Cannabis sativa cultivar Pink pepper isolate KNU-18-1 chromosome 9, ASM2916894v1, whole genome shotgun sequence genome encodes:
- the LOC115721843 gene encoding arabinogalactan protein 13-like, whose product MAPIRMRLFSTLVVAVMAVSAIQNVAAADAPAPSPTSDATAFVPAVFASLGALAMGILF is encoded by the coding sequence ATGGCTCCAATCAGAATGAGGCTTTTTTCGACTTTGGTCGTCGCAGTGATGGCTGTGTCCGCCATCCAAAATGTGGCTGCAGCCGATGCACCGGCTCCTAGCCCTACATCCGATGCCACCGCCTTTGTTCCCGCCGTATTTGCATCCCTTGGAGCTCTTGCAATGGGAATTCTCTTTTGA